A window of Paenibacillus phoenicis genomic DNA:
AGACCGCCCTGTCCAAGGGCGGTCTTTCCTTTGTCCGGGAGGCTGCGGACCTTCACTTCTTAAGGTGCGGTCTCCAGGAACTTGGCGTCTGGATTTTTCTCCATCGCCGTCCGCATCGCGTATTCATTTTCGAACAACGCGACATAATTGCCTTTCTTATCCTTCACCAGCGTGGAATTGATCCGGAACTTGGACGGGTCGATTTTGTCGCCTACGATCCAGCGCGCGAACTGGTACGGCATCCGTTGAAGCTGGACATCCACGCCATATTCGCTCTTCATCCGGTATTCAAACACCTCGAACTGCAGTTGCCCAACCACGCCCAGCAGCGTATCTTCAAATCCGACCGTCGTGAACACCTGAATCGTGCCTTCCTCGGTCAGTTGGTCGATCCCCTTCTGGTATTGCTTATGCTTCAGCGCGTTCTTCACCGTCACCTTGGCGAAAATCTCCGGCGAGAACGTCGGCAGCTCGTCAAATACGATTTCACTGCCTTGGCTTAGCGAGTCGCCGATCCGGAAAATCCCCGGGTCAAATAACCCGACGATGTCCCCGGGATACGCTTCGCTGACGATATCCCGATCCTGGGCCAGGAATTGCTGCGGCTGGGACAGCTTGATCTCCTTGCCCGCCCGCACATGCTTCACCGTCATGCCGCGTTCGAACTTGCCCGAGACAATGCGCAGGAAGGCGATCCGGTCGCGGTGGGCCGGGTTCATGTTCGCCTGGATTTTGAACACGTACCCCGAGAACTTCTCGTTCGTAGGTTCAATCAAGCCTTGGGTACTGCGGCGCGGCGTCGGCTTTGGAGCCAACTGCAGGAAGTTCTCCAGGAACGTCTGCACGCCAAAATTGTTCACCGCGCTGCCGAAAAACACCGGCGTTAATTCGCCGCGGCGAACCTTCTCAAAATCAAACGGGTCCCCCGCCACATCCAACAGTTCCAGATCCTGACACAGCTGATCATGGAGATATTCGCCAGCCATTTCGCGAATCACCGGATCGGTATACCCATCCACCTTCTTCACCTGGATCGTGGAGTGGTCGTCTCCCTGGAACAGCTCAACCTGGTTTTTCATCCGGTCATACACACCCGACAGCTCGCGGCCCATCCCAATCGGCCAGTTCATCGGCACGGAGCGGATGCCCAGCACCTGCTCGATTTCCTCCATCAGTTCAAACGGGTTCCGGCCTTCCCGGTCCAGCTTGTTTATGAAGGTGAAAATCGGAATGCCCCGCTTCGCGCAGACCTGGAACAGCTTGATCGTCTGGGCCTCAACGCCCTTCGCCACGTCGATCAACATGACGGCGCTGTCTGCTGCGGTCAGCGTCCGGTACGTATCCTCCGAGAAGTCTTGGTGGCCCGGCGTATCCAAGATGTTCACCCGATGGCCGTTATAATCAAACTGCATGACGGAAGAAGTAACGGAAATCCCCCGCTGCTTCTCGATTTCCATCCAGTCACTTGTCGCGTGTTTGCTCGCTTTGCGCGCCTTGACCGATCCGGCGAGGCGAATCGCGCCGCCGAACAGCAGCAGTTTTTCGGTCAGCGTCGTTT
This region includes:
- a CDS encoding peptide chain release factor 3; the protein is MSKALDQVLQQEVDKRRTFAIISHPDAGKTTLTEKLLLFGGAIRLAGSVKARKASKHATSDWMEIEKQRGISVTSSVMQFDYNGHRVNILDTPGHQDFSEDTYRTLTAADSAVMLIDVAKGVEAQTIKLFQVCAKRGIPIFTFINKLDREGRNPFELMEEIEQVLGIRSVPMNWPIGMGRELSGVYDRMKNQVELFQGDDHSTIQVKKVDGYTDPVIREMAGEYLHDQLCQDLELLDVAGDPFDFEKVRRGELTPVFFGSAVNNFGVQTFLENFLQLAPKPTPRRSTQGLIEPTNEKFSGYVFKIQANMNPAHRDRIAFLRIVSGKFERGMTVKHVRAGKEIKLSQPQQFLAQDRDIVSEAYPGDIVGLFDPGIFRIGDSLSQGSEIVFDELPTFSPEIFAKVTVKNALKHKQYQKGIDQLTEEGTIQVFTTVGFEDTLLGVVGQLQFEVFEYRMKSEYGVDVQLQRMPYQFARWIVGDKIDPSKFRINSTLVKDKKGNYVALFENEYAMRTAMEKNPDAKFLETAP